The following proteins are co-located in the Flectobacillus major DSM 103 genome:
- the eutC gene encoding ethanolamine ammonia-lyase subunit EutC yields MSNQKGITSPVQKDIWTFLQEFTPARIARGHAGHSLPTKELLLFQADHAQARDAVYSSLELATFQKKILHPTIVLTSQITERTQYLQRPDLGRKLSDSSNNTLQVLPPQSYNICIVVADGLSAKAINHHAIPVVNGLISVFQTYGWSVAPVCLVQQGRVAIADEIAVALHAEIVLILIGERPGLSSPDSMGAYITYQPEIGITDERRNCVSNIRPEGLNYEMAIEKIVYLLREMSVQKISGVNLKDEMQNRLEQ; encoded by the coding sequence ATGAGCAATCAGAAAGGTATTACAAGCCCTGTCCAAAAAGACATTTGGACTTTTCTTCAAGAATTTACGCCAGCACGTATTGCACGTGGACACGCAGGCCACAGCCTTCCAACCAAAGAATTACTGTTATTTCAGGCCGACCACGCTCAAGCTCGTGATGCTGTGTATTCGTCATTAGAACTTGCCACTTTTCAGAAAAAAATCTTACATCCTACGATTGTTTTAACAAGCCAGATTACAGAGCGGACTCAGTACTTACAACGACCCGACTTGGGCCGAAAACTATCTGATTCTTCTAACAATACCCTTCAGGTACTGCCTCCTCAATCATACAATATCTGTATTGTTGTAGCCGACGGCCTATCGGCCAAGGCAATCAATCATCATGCTATTCCTGTTGTAAATGGGCTAATCAGTGTATTCCAAACGTATGGCTGGTCGGTTGCTCCAGTATGCTTGGTACAACAAGGCCGTGTAGCTATTGCCGACGAAATTGCGGTAGCCCTCCATGCCGAAATTGTTTTGATTTTGATTGGCGAACGCCCCGGACTGAGTTCGCCCGATAGTATGGGAGCTTATATTACCTATCAGCCCGAAATTGGTATTACCGACGAGCGTCGCAATTGTGTGTCAAATATTCGTCCAGAAGGATTAAATTATGAAATGGCGATTGAAAAAATTGTGTATTTGCTTCGAGAAATGAGTGTACAAAAAATCAGTGGAGTAAATCTAAAAGATGAAATGCAAAACCGCCTTGAACAGTAA
- a CDS encoding metal-dependent transcriptional regulator, with translation MQITSFTEENYLKIIYKLSAETDAEVSTNAVAELTQTKAASVSDMLRKLSEKQLVNYQKYQGVRLTESGRQVALKVIRKHRLWEVFLVDKLGFNWDEVHDIAEQLEHIDSEELVEKLDEFLAYPKFDPHGDPIPDHHGQMPELRYQNLAEIRQGELVLMMGVSEHSSAFLQYLAKCGVNLGSEIKVLEINDFDKSLSVQIAQNIPQFLSHEVAKNLLVKVVK, from the coding sequence ATGCAAATCACTTCCTTTACCGAAGAAAACTACCTTAAAATAATTTATAAACTTTCTGCCGAAACCGATGCAGAGGTTAGTACTAATGCCGTAGCAGAACTTACCCAAACCAAAGCAGCTTCGGTATCGGATATGTTGAGGAAGTTGTCTGAAAAGCAATTAGTTAATTACCAAAAATATCAAGGGGTACGCCTTACCGAGTCGGGAAGGCAGGTAGCTTTGAAGGTAATTCGTAAACACCGCCTTTGGGAAGTGTTTTTGGTAGATAAACTGGGGTTTAATTGGGACGAAGTTCATGATATTGCCGAACAGTTAGAGCATATCGATTCGGAAGAATTGGTAGAAAAGCTAGACGAGTTTTTGGCATATCCTAAATTTGACCCTCATGGCGACCCTATTCCTGACCACCACGGACAAATGCCAGAGCTTCGGTATCAAAATTTGGCCGAAATACGACAGGGTGAGTTGGTATTGATGATGGGGGTTTCTGAACATTCTTCAGCATTTTTGCAATACCTTGCCAAATGCGGGGTTAATCTGGGTTCTGAAATCAAGGTGCTAGAAATCAACGACTTTGATAAATCTCTTTCTGTACAGATTGCCCAAAATATTCCTCAGTTTTTAAGCCACGAGGTAGCCAAAAATTTATTGGTGAAAGTGGTAAAGTAG